One window of the Longimicrobium sp. genome contains the following:
- a CDS encoding DUF72 domain-containing protein, translated as MAKKRSGAGRHFVGISGWTYKPWRGVFYPEGLAHRRELEYASRRMGSIEINGSFYSLQRPSSYRRWYEETPPGFVFAVKGSRFITHMKKLRDVEVPLANFLASGVLRLADKLGPILWQFPERMPADLDRFARFLELLPGTTDEAAELAKGHDERMEGRSWTEAEASLPLRHAFEVRNPGFLGPDFVALLREHGAALVFADTAGRWPYAEDVTADFVYVRLHGAEQLYASGYTDEQLDWWAARIREWKRGCQPHDAACVAAEGPAAAAARDVYVYFDNDAKVHAPFDAMRLIERLGA; from the coding sequence GTGGCGAAGAAGCGCAGCGGCGCGGGGCGGCACTTCGTGGGGATCTCCGGGTGGACGTACAAGCCGTGGCGGGGCGTCTTCTACCCCGAGGGGCTGGCGCACCGCCGCGAGCTGGAGTACGCCAGCCGGCGGATGGGCTCCATCGAGATCAACGGCTCGTTCTACTCCCTCCAGCGCCCCTCCAGCTACCGCAGGTGGTATGAGGAGACCCCGCCCGGCTTCGTCTTCGCCGTCAAGGGGAGCCGCTTCATCACCCATATGAAGAAGCTCCGCGACGTGGAGGTGCCGCTCGCCAACTTCCTGGCCTCGGGCGTCCTGCGGCTGGCCGACAAGCTGGGCCCCATCCTCTGGCAGTTCCCCGAGCGCATGCCCGCCGATCTGGACCGCTTCGCCCGCTTCCTGGAGCTGCTCCCCGGGACGACCGACGAGGCCGCCGAGCTGGCGAAAGGACACGACGAGCGGATGGAGGGGCGGAGCTGGACCGAGGCCGAGGCGTCGCTCCCCCTGCGCCACGCCTTCGAGGTGCGCAACCCCGGCTTCCTGGGCCCCGACTTCGTGGCCCTCCTGCGCGAGCACGGCGCCGCGCTGGTGTTCGCCGACACCGCCGGGCGCTGGCCGTACGCCGAAGACGTGACGGCCGACTTCGTCTACGTGCGCCTGCACGGGGCCGAGCAGCTCTACGCCAGCGGCTACACCGACGAGCAGCTCGACTGGTGGGCCGCGCGCATCCGCGAGTGGAAGCGCGGCTGCCAGCCCCACGACGCCGCCTGCGTCGCCGCCGAAGGCCCCGCCGCCGCCGCCGCCCGCGACGTCTACGTCTACTTCGACAACGACGCCAAGGTGCACGCCCCCTTCGACGCGATGCGGCTCATCGAACGGCTGGGCGCGTGA